In the Synergistaceae bacterium DZ-S4 genome, TGTGATCTCCTTACCCTTCGCGTGGACTGCCGCGATGTCGTCAAGGTTCTTGAACATCGAGCTTACGAAATCATAGATCTGCTGCTCGGGAACATCTTCGTGGGTGATGAGGATAGCCATGACCGCCGGTGTTACTGTATCTTTGTCGATACCCTTATATGTCTTGCCGGGGATCTTGCTTGCAACGAAGAAGGGATACTGCTTGTGCAGTTTGTCAAGGAAGGCCTTGTCAAAGTTGAGAAGACCTACGTCCTTGGTCGTTGTGAGGTCCATGATCGCTGCTGTCGGGAAACCGGCAACAACGAAGCCTGCGTCGATCTGGTTGTCCTTGAAACGGCTTGCAGTGGCTGCAAAGTCAAGGAAGTTGGCCTGCTTAAGATCTTTGTAGGTAAGGCCCGCAACTCCGAAGATGGCCTGTACGTCGCCTTCAACGCCTGAACCCGGTGCACCTACGCCTACGCGCTTGCCTTTGAGGTCATTGATGGATTTGATGCCGGCATCCTTCGCGATAACGACCTGAACGTGCTCAGGATAGAGGGAAGCAACCGCGCGTATGTTCTTAAGGGGTTTGCCCTGGAACATAAGCTGTCCGTTTACCGCCCAGTATGTGATGTCGTTCTGAACGAACGCGATCTCAATACCCTTTGTTGCAATTAGGTTTGCGTTGGCAACAGAGGCGTTTCCTGTTTCTGCCGTGCACTGGATCTTACCGTCTTTTGTGACCGCTGCCGCAAGTGCTCCGCCTACTGCGTAGTAGGTACCTGATGTTCCGCCTGTAGCAACGGACATATATGTGGCTGCCGAAGCTACTGCTGTAAATGAAAATGCTGCAAGAAGCGCTACAAGTGTTACGATGATGACTTTCTTCATTACTTGTTCCTCCTTAATGATGATTTATGTTTGTTGGACGAGCTGAGGCCAGTCCGGATACAGCCAAATTTTAGCTGAAAACGACACTGTAAGAATCAGTATTTAGTACAGATATTCGGTGATCACTGCATCTGGCCACCGGATGGTCCGGTATTCTCCTCCGCTTTCTTTTTTGCAAGGCTCTTCGCTTTCGCTGTCTGGATGAAGAATATCAATACCAGAACACCAAGTCCCGCAAGGTCTGAAACAGTTCCCGGGATGAGAAGTCCCAGTGCTCCGGCAAATGCCGTGATCCTCAGATACCAGGGCAGGTGAGCCTTATAGAAGCCTATCGTAGCCATGGCAAGGAGGAATACGCCGAGAAGGGCAGTAAAGATCGCCTGGATCATCTCTAAGGGCACCACGTCAATAAAGAGAAGCATCGGATTATAGACATATACATACGGCACCAGGAACCCCGCAAGCGCAAGCTTGAAAGCCGTGACCCCCGTCTTCATCGGGTCAGAGCCTGCAATGCCCGAACCTGCGTAAGCCGCAAGGGCGACAGGCGGAGTAAGGTCCGCAGCTATGCCGAAGTAGAAGACGAACATGTAAGCAGCCTTGGCCGGCACACCGAGCTTGAAGAGTGCAGGAGCCGCCATAGTGCTCGTGACTATGAAGTTTGCCGTAGTTGGAAGTCCTGTTCCGAGGACAATACTGGCAAGCATTGTGTAGAAGAGTGTGAGTATCTTGCTTCCGCCCGCAAGTGTGACTATTGCGTTAGCGATGCGGAGTGCAAGTCCTGTGAGCGTTCCCATCCCGACGACCATTCCAACAGTGGCGCATGCGCAGGCTACACCGATCGCTCCTCTTGCTCCTGTTTCAAAGGCCTCCATTATCCTTGGCGGGGTCAGCCGGGTCTCCTTGTTGAGCCATGAAAGCACGAAGCTTACAAGTATACCGTTGAACGCCGCTCTAAGGGGAGTAAAGCCCGCGAGCAGAAAGTAAATTATCGCAACAAGCGGGATAAGAAGGAAGCCCTTCGATCTCAGCAGCGGCCAGAGTGGGGGAAGCTGTGACCACGGGATCCCTTTAAGTCCGAGTCTTGTAGCTTCAAAATGTACCTGGACCATGACAGCGAAATAGTAGAGCAGTGCGGGAACAACAGCTGCGAGAGCGACTTCGATGTAAGGTACGCCAAGAAACTGGGCCATGATAAATGCGCCCGCCCCCATGACCGGAGGCATGATCTGTCCTCCTGTGGATGCGACGGCTTCAACGGCACCGGCAAAGTGGGGCTCGTATCCGACGCTTTTCATAAGCGGTATCGTGAACATACCGGTGGTACAGACGTTTGCGACTGATGATCCTGAAACTGTGCCCATAAGTCCAGAGCTGACGACGGCGACCTTTGCCGGTCCTCCTGTGGACCAGCCAGCGAGCGCCATCGAGAGGTCTATTATAAATTTTCCCAAACCTGTCTTTTCAAGGACTGCTCCAAAAAGGATGAACATGAAGACGAAGGTCGAAGATACTTCAAGCGGTGTTCCGAAAATTCCTTCTGTACCAAGATACATGTGGTTTACGATACGGGGGATCGAAAAACCCCTGTGAGCGATCATATCGGGGAGCGAACGGCCAACGTAGCAGTAGAGAAGTGCTACAATTGCCAGGCACGGCAGTACAGGGTTAGATATTCTTCTGGTCGCTTCAAGCAGTGTCACTATCAGCAGGAATCCCATGATCAGGTCGGTCTGTGTGGGAAGTCCCGCTCTTGTTGTCAGGTCGTTGAAAAATACCACCAGATACATTGCAGATGCAACGCCTACTGCTCCGAGAATAAAATCATAGAAGGGTATGCCGCTCGTCTTTGACTGTTTGGATGTTGCAGGATAGAGAAGGAAAACAAGGCAAAGAGTAAACGCAAGATGGACCGCACCCTGCTTCTGGGCAAGGAGAAGACCAAAACCTGAAGTATAAAAATGGAAGCAGGACATCGCAATTGCTATCAGGGATACAAGTTTTGCCTGCCATCCTTCGAGCGCCCTGAATCGCGCTTCTGTGTCATACTTGCGCATAAGATCGTCAAGGTCGATCTTCTGATCTCCTTCCTGCAGTACTTCTGCTGTCTTAATTTCTGTTTCACTCACTATAAATTCCTCCCTTGTGGAGACTTTGCATAAGCTATTCTTTAAGCAAAAACGACTTTAATAATCGTTCATTTTACTTCATATGTCAAGGCTTCTCTAAGAAAATTGAATATTTAAAAATCTGACTATTTCTGAATTATCCGTTATCCGCTGATCTGCATATCATTACCGACCGGGAAGTTCCAAGTCTGTCGGCACCTGCTTTTATCATCTCTTCTGCGCTGCCGCGGTCTTTGATCCCTCCGGAAGCCTTGACACCCATACTTTGAGGCAGGTTTTTTCTTATAAGTTCAACCACCCTGACTGTTGCTCCTCCGCAAGAAAATCCAGTCGATGTCTTTACAAAATGGGCTCCGGCCTCGCAGGCTGCCTTGCATGCCTCAATTATTTCAGAGTCTTCGAGCAGACAAGCCTCGATAATGACTTTGACTTTACACCTTGGAACAGCTTTTACAACTGCAGCTATGTCGTCTCTCAGAAGACAGAACGATCCATTTTTTGCATGAGATATGTTCATCACCATGTCGATCTCTTCCGCTCCGTCCTCATAAGCCCTCTCAGCTTCGTAAGCCTTGACCGGCGATATGCCAGCCCCAAGGGGAAATCCGACGACCGAGCAGACCTTAACGCCGCTACCCTTAAGTTTTTCCGAGACAAGGCGCACATAGCACGGGTTTACGCATACCGAAGCGAATCCCATTTCCAATGCCTCGTCGCAGAGTTTTAATATATCCTCCTTCCTGACCGCAGGATCAAGGTTAGTGTGGTCTATAAAAGGTGCAAGGTCCAATTGTATCACTCCGCTATTTAATATAATGATCCAAATCCGTGCCGTTGTACGATTTCGTCAAAAATCGCCAGCCCCGGAAGCGCGCTGGCCCTAGGGTATCTGTGTGTGATCCTGTAATAGAGGAGATCGGGCGGAGCCTCAGATATCCTTTGAAACACTATCCTGTCGTTACCCTGTTTCAGTTCTTCCATCGCAGAGCATGGGACCATGCACCACTGACCGGGCTTATCCATGAACGAACCTACCAGATTGACTGAGTCCAGCCGCATTTTCGCAGTTCTGATAGGATCCCAGATGTGGTCATGCCAAAGTCTGTAGCCGCTGCTCCACTCAATGTAATATTCCAGCTCCGGCATCAAACACTCCGGCTTTATCACATCTGATATATTCTCATCTTCATTTGGTATTCGGGCGACCACCAGGCTCTCTTTAAAAAATGGATCTATCTGAACATATCTGGTGGTCTCCTCATGAAGGACTATGGCAAGATCTATGGCCCTGCTCTCTACTGCCTGGTACATCTGGTCAGTGGGATCTGTCAGCAGCCTTAGGTAAACAGGTGGGTCATGTTCGAGAAGATCCTTGTACACCCTGGGCAGAAGCCTGTAATTTACTGTCTCGGACCCGCCTATCGCAAGGGAGAAAGCGGAGCCGGGGTTTCGGGCATTTGCTATCTCCCTGCTCACTTCCTGCCACTTAAGGGCAAGGGGAAGAAAACTTTCACCGGCAGGTGTAAGGCTGACAGATTTCATTCCTTTCTGCCGGTCTACGAGCATCATGCCCATTTCGCTTTCCAGTTCGCTCAGGTTATAGCTTACTGTCGACTGCGTCACATTCAACAGCTCGGCAGCCTTTCCGAGGGTCCTGGACATCGAAACAGCCAAAAAAGTTTCGATCCCTTTTTCATGCATATGCTGTCACCTCTACAAAAGGATCCTATCTTTTTTGACTATAATATTTATTCATAAATTATGCAAGTTCTTCGAGAAATAAAATTGATTTCTTCGATAATTTCACTAAGAACTTGCGTTTATCTACACGGCACAACTGGACAAGTCACTGGCTTGGGAGGCCATAGGAACTTGCCGCCATTAAGACACTGATCGGATCTACCCCTGCCTTTGTCCTTTTCTTTTAACCGGCTGTGTATGGACAGACCAGGCCGCATAAAAAAAGACCGCCATAGCTGCTGCTGAGCAGAGCATTATTTCCAGTATCTTCATATTAATGTCCGCTCTATTTCGAAAGGAGCGTCAGCATCGCTCCTGCTGCGACTGCAGTTCCGATAACTCCGGCAACGTTCGGCCCCATTGCGTGCATGAGTATATATGATCCCGGGAATTCCTTCTGGACCACTTTCTGACAGACACGCGCGGCCATCGGTACTGCTGAAACGCCAGCCGCCCCGATTATCGGATTGACTTTTCCCTTGGTCATTACTTTCATGACCTGTCCGAAGATAACTCCTCCTGCGGTGCTGAAGATGAATGCGACCAGACCGAGGCATATGATCATGATTGTCTCGACCCTCAGGAAGGAATCTGCGCTCATAGTCGCCCCTACAGAGATCCCCAGGAAGATCGTCGTCGCGTTAAGGACCTCGTTCTGAGCTGCGAGATTCAAACGTTCCGTACAGCCGCATTCACGAAGCAAATTGCCAAACATCAGCATGCCGATAAGCGGTACCGAAGGCGGCAGTATAAGTCCGCATGCTATGGTAGAGATTATTGGGAAAAGTATCCTTTCCCTCCTGGAGACCGGGCGGAGCTGTTCCATTTTTATCGCCCTGTCCTCTTTTGTGGTAAGGAGCTTGATCACAGGGGGCTGGATAAGGGGCACAAGCGACATATAGCTGTATGCCGCTACCGCCACTGCAGGGAGTATATGCTTTGCCAGCTTCGCACAAAGGTATATCGCAGTCGGACCGTCGGCTCCGCCTATGATGCCTATGCCGGCTGCTTCCTGGATAGTGAAGCCCATCATCATGGCTCCTATGACGGCAACAAAGACTCCGAGCTGTGCTGCTGCTCCGAGTAGAAATGTAACAGGGTTAGCAAGAAGCGGACCAAAGTCTGTCAGAGCACCTATGCCCATAAAGATTATTATGGGGTAGAGTTCGTGGTCTATTCCGAATTTTACAAAATAGAGAAAACCGCCTTCATCTATAATTCCGGAAAGGGGGAGATTGACCAGAAGGCAGCTAAACGCGATCGGAAGAAGCAGAAGAGGCTCAAAATCCTTTACTATCGCAAGATACAGAAGGATGAACGATACAAAGAGCATCAGCAAATTGCCTCCGCTGAGGGCGATGATCCCCGACTGATCTATGACCCCTTTAAGGGCGCTAAGGTAGAGATCCATTTCAGCGACCCTCCCCCGTCGGATCTTTCCGGGACCTGTTTGCCAAATAAGCTGTGACTATCATATTGGTTGCCTTCATAACAAACATCAATCCAATAATAACGAGAAATACTATACTCATGGAAATAAACGACATTACCAGCGCACCTGAGGGGCCGGTGAAATTAGAACTCATAGAAACAACTTCCGACATATTCATAACCTCCAAGTTTACATACAGATCGAAAGGACAGCATCCTGCACTCCGCCTGACCGACAGAGCACATAAGCAGATACCTTTTAAAATAATGGGAAAACCATGCGTCTCAGACCGAGATGGCATGATCATGTACAGGATCTGAAGGATCGCAGAGGGAAAGGTTTATTCCAGTTTTCGAATAGTCTTGATCGTATGAAAGGCTGACGGAAAGAGATCTTCTGATATCAAAAAATATGGTTTTCCAAGGATCCGGGGGAGGAAAAACATTGCCCCGACATTGAAAAGACGATCTGCGTTTGAAAAAAACGTCTTATTCCTAATCCTGAAGTTAATGAGGCTTGCAGGACCTGTCGGCTCGGTCAGATTTACCAGCTCCGCAGGAAGTCCGCCTGTTTCAGGGTCACTTGAAGAAAAAGGACCGTTCCCTGCCGTCAGGGTACCAATAGGAATAGGACGGGGCCCTTCCCGACAAAGGTCAAAGGGCACACCTGAATGACCCTGCGTGAGTAAAAAAGCGGAAGGGGATACGCAGCAGGAGACAATTACAATAAAAACTGTGACTAAAGGAATCAGCAACTTTTTCCCGGCATAGCCAAAAGAAACGCAGCGCATTGCCATTTGCCTCCAACTTTATCCGGCAGTATTATATCCCGGATCTGACAAGATACAAAGACACATCTGTATTAAACTACGATATCAGGGTGTCTGTGACGTTATACCACTTTGTGAAAAAGAATGCAAGGCTTCAGTCACCACTCATAAAAAGGAAGTGCCTTAATTTTTCCGTGAACATTTCCGAACCGGTGCTTGACCATGGATCTTGGAAATAATAATTGAAAAAAACCTCTTTGTTATTTCCCTTCATCAAAGCTGTCCATAAATTATTGTTATGATCCTAGACACCGTCAGATATTGCGAATGCCGCTACTTCGACATCCTGTTCCTCTGTACCGCCGCTTATTCCAAGCGCGCCGATGACCGACCCGTTTTCTAAAATTATTTTACCGCCTCCTATTAATGAAATAGATTCTTCGTAACGGATATCAGACAAAATACCGGTATTTTTAGTTACCAGATAAGAAAATTTATCTGTATCATTCATTAATTTT is a window encoding:
- a CDS encoding heme-binding protein, which encodes MAINLKRAESILKKAVLKSEELNLHVAIAIFDSEHDLVLFQKMDNTPDLCVKLSQAKALTALKLMNDTDKFSYLVTKNTGILSDIRYEESISLIGGGKIILENGSVIGALGISGGTEEQDVEVAAFAISDGV
- a CDS encoding TRAP transporter permease: MSETEIKTAEVLQEGDQKIDLDDLMRKYDTEARFRALEGWQAKLVSLIAIAMSCFHFYTSGFGLLLAQKQGAVHLAFTLCLVFLLYPATSKQSKTSGIPFYDFILGAVGVASAMYLVVFFNDLTTRAGLPTQTDLIMGFLLIVTLLEATRRISNPVLPCLAIVALLYCYVGRSLPDMIAHRGFSIPRIVNHMYLGTEGIFGTPLEVSSTFVFMFILFGAVLEKTGLGKFIIDLSMALAGWSTGGPAKVAVVSSGLMGTVSGSSVANVCTTGMFTIPLMKSVGYEPHFAGAVEAVASTGGQIMPPVMGAGAFIMAQFLGVPYIEVALAAVVPALLYYFAVMVQVHFEATRLGLKGIPWSQLPPLWPLLRSKGFLLIPLVAIIYFLLAGFTPLRAAFNGILVSFVLSWLNKETRLTPPRIMEAFETGARGAIGVACACATVGMVVGMGTLTGLALRIANAIVTLAGGSKILTLFYTMLASIVLGTGLPTTANFIVTSTMAAPALFKLGVPAKAAYMFVFYFGIAADLTPPVALAAYAGSGIAGSDPMKTGVTAFKLALAGFLVPYVYVYNPMLLFIDVVPLEMIQAIFTALLGVFLLAMATIGFYKAHLPWYLRITAFAGALGLLIPGTVSDLAGLGVLVLIFFIQTAKAKSLAKKKAEENTGPSGGQMQ
- the deoC gene encoding deoxyribose-phosphate aldolase — its product is MIQLDLAPFIDHTNLDPAVRKEDILKLCDEALEMGFASVCVNPCYVRLVSEKLKGSGVKVCSVVGFPLGAGISPVKAYEAERAYEDGAEEIDMVMNISHAKNGSFCLLRDDIAAVVKAVPRCKVKVIIEACLLEDSEIIEACKAACEAGAHFVKTSTGFSCGGATVRVVELIRKNLPQSMGVKASGGIKDRGSAEEMIKAGADRLGTSRSVMICRSADNG
- a CDS encoding LysR family transcriptional regulator, with amino-acid sequence MHEKGIETFLAVSMSRTLGKAAELLNVTQSTVSYNLSELESEMGMMLVDRQKGMKSVSLTPAGESFLPLALKWQEVSREIANARNPGSAFSLAIGGSETVNYRLLPRVYKDLLEHDPPVYLRLLTDPTDQMYQAVESRAIDLAIVLHEETTRYVQIDPFFKESLVVARIPNEDENISDVIKPECLMPELEYYIEWSSGYRLWHDHIWDPIRTAKMRLDSVNLVGSFMDKPGQWCMVPCSAMEELKQGNDRIVFQRISEAPPDLLYYRITHRYPRASALPGLAIFDEIVQRHGFGSLY
- a CDS encoding TAXI family TRAP transporter solute-binding subunit; translated protein: MKKVIIVTLVALLAAFSFTAVASAATYMSVATGGTSGTYYAVGGALAAAVTKDGKIQCTAETGNASVANANLIATKGIEIAFVQNDITYWAVNGQLMFQGKPLKNIRAVASLYPEHVQVVIAKDAGIKSINDLKGKRVGVGAPGSGVEGDVQAIFGVAGLTYKDLKQANFLDFAATASRFKDNQIDAGFVVAGFPTAAIMDLTTTKDVGLLNFDKAFLDKLHKQYPFFVASKIPGKTYKGIDKDTVTPAVMAILITHEDVPEQQIYDFVSSMFKNLDDIAAVHAKGKEITLKGALDGLTAPLHPGAAKFYKEKGLIK
- a CDS encoding sodium ion-translocating decarboxylase subunit beta, producing the protein MDLYLSALKGVIDQSGIIALSGGNLLMLFVSFILLYLAIVKDFEPLLLLPIAFSCLLVNLPLSGIIDEGGFLYFVKFGIDHELYPIIIFMGIGALTDFGPLLANPVTFLLGAAAQLGVFVAVIGAMMMGFTIQEAAGIGIIGGADGPTAIYLCAKLAKHILPAVAVAAYSYMSLVPLIQPPVIKLLTTKEDRAIKMEQLRPVSRRERILFPIISTIACGLILPPSVPLIGMLMFGNLLRECGCTERLNLAAQNEVLNATTIFLGISVGATMSADSFLRVETIMIICLGLVAFIFSTAGGVIFGQVMKVMTKGKVNPIIGAAGVSAVPMAARVCQKVVQKEFPGSYILMHAMGPNVAGVIGTAVAAGAMLTLLSK